One window of Terriglobia bacterium genomic DNA carries:
- a CDS encoding phosphate uptake regulator PhoU, whose protein sequence is MNAAASSDMPQPSAQQMRELTLRGCEIARRAAAAAALGIATGAAEPLDAVRGYEEDLDALDRQVNEGVTTAIAGVSEGEARELLSCLKFILELERIGDLLLNVANRAAAVAARIEPLDASDLKHMAVLLQQMLSDALIAFRDRDLQRALAVLRADAEMDRLRNLMFVRHIDNPEQHVCLESFHLVFMTQTLERAGDHAKNMGEEVCHLLTGRSVRHLLRAADKPFEEMFVDFMRRQSAKR, encoded by the coding sequence ATGAACGCCGCAGCATCGAGCGACATGCCCCAACCCTCCGCCCAACAGATGCGGGAGCTGACGCTGCGCGGCTGCGAAATCGCGCGCCGGGCGGCGGCCGCCGCAGCCCTGGGCATCGCCACCGGCGCCGCTGAACCGCTCGATGCCGTCCGCGGTTACGAGGAAGATCTAGACGCGCTGGATCGTCAGGTCAATGAAGGTGTCACCACCGCCATTGCCGGCGTAAGCGAAGGCGAGGCCCGCGAACTTCTCTCATGCCTGAAGTTCATCCTGGAACTGGAGCGCATCGGCGATCTGCTGTTGAACGTTGCCAACCGCGCCGCTGCCGTCGCCGCGCGCATTGAGCCACTGGACGCATCCGACCTGAAGCACATGGCCGTGCTGCTGCAACAGATGCTCTCGGACGCCCTCATCGCATTTCGTGATCGCGACCTGCAACGTGCCCTTGCCGTCCTGCGTGCCGACGCCGAGATGGACCGCCTGCGCAACCTCATGTTCGTGCGCCACATTGATAATCCCGAACAACACGTGTGCCTGGAGAGCTTCCACCTGGTTTTCATGACCCAGACCCTGGAGCGCGCCGGGGACCACGCCAAGAACATGGGGGAGGAAGTCTGCCATCTGCTGACTGGCCGCAGCGTGCGCCACCTGCTGCGCGCTGCCGACAAGCCCTTCGAGGAGATGTTCGTAGACTTCATGCGCCGCCAGAGCGCAAAACGCTGA
- a CDS encoding cytochrome C oxidase subunit IV family protein codes for MAEHVVSRKTYIVVWVALMALMVLTAGLSRIDLGEWSTVVAMVIAVIKALLVILFFMHVRYEDQKITWVVVIAGFFWLGILLALSMTDYLSRGYLGVAGH; via the coding sequence ATGGCTGAGCACGTAGTATCGCGCAAGACGTACATCGTGGTCTGGGTCGCGCTGATGGCGCTGATGGTGCTGACCGCCGGGTTGTCGCGCATTGACCTGGGCGAGTGGAGCACCGTGGTGGCGATGGTAATCGCCGTCATCAAAGCGCTGCTGGTGATCCTGTTTTTCATGCACGTGCGCTACGAAGACCAGAAGATTACCTGGGTGGTGGTCATTGCCGGCTTCTTCTGGCTGGGGATCCTGCTGGCGCTGAGCATGACCGACTACCTGAGCCGCGGATATCTGGGTGTGGCCGGGCATTGA
- a CDS encoding cytochrome c oxidase subunit 3 family protein: MPRWRRSRLHDSSAVATHGLRHHFADMEQQRASSTLGMWVFLVTEIMFFGGLFAAYLVYRTAHYDAWVIGSEHMNFWLGTINTVILLCSSLLVALSVHAVQVGQNRMCATYLWIASAMGVAFLVLKGIEYHAHFVEGAVPGALWKLAVPDPRAVQMFFYIYFVMTGLHALHVTIGVGLLAVIGWRAARGRYSPVYYSPVHVSGLYWHFVDVVWIFLYPLLYLIAHKKA; the protein is encoded by the coding sequence CAGTCGCGACGCACGGCCTGCGGCACCACTTCGCCGACATGGAACAGCAGCGCGCCAGCTCCACGCTGGGCATGTGGGTGTTCCTGGTTACCGAGATCATGTTCTTCGGCGGGCTGTTCGCGGCGTACCTGGTGTACCGCACCGCGCACTACGACGCCTGGGTGATCGGCAGCGAGCACATGAACTTCTGGCTCGGGACGATCAACACCGTAATCCTGCTGTGCAGCAGCCTGCTGGTGGCGTTGTCGGTGCACGCGGTGCAGGTGGGGCAGAACCGGATGTGCGCCACCTACCTGTGGATCGCCTCGGCCATGGGCGTCGCGTTCCTGGTGCTGAAGGGAATCGAGTACCACGCTCACTTCGTGGAAGGCGCTGTGCCGGGTGCGCTGTGGAAGCTGGCGGTGCCGGATCCGCGGGCGGTGCAGATGTTCTTTTACATCTATTTCGTCATGACCGGGCTGCACGCGCTGCACGTGACGATCGGCGTTGGATTGCTGGCGGTGATCGGCTGGCGGGCCGCCCGAGGACGGTACTCGCCCGTGTATTACAGCCCGGTGCACGTCAGTGGGCTGTATTGGCATTTCGTGGACGTAGTGTGGATCTTCCTTTATCCGCTGCTCTACCTGATCGCGCACAAGAAGGCATAG